A window of Dissulfurirhabdus thermomarina contains these coding sequences:
- a CDS encoding M3 family oligoendopeptidase, translated as MNEMNEKSPPPTGAEEVVWDLSHLYAGPDDPRLAADREACLAEARELAARHAGRVKDLDAGQLRDLVRRLERLAERVGRITAYAGLDFATRVNDPAAGAFQQAAREFASAVEKEVLFFDLEWAKAPAKTAERLLADPRLARYRHYLAAARRFRPHLLSKTREALLLDLAPVGRPSWTTLFEKVLAAQRFGDPPRTLEEVLTDLYHPDRDTRAAAARAVTAGLRSQAHVLAHVFNTVLADKMIQDRLRRYPSWISSMNLANELDDPTVEALVTAVTGRYDIVRRYYRLKRRLLGLDELFDYDRYAPLPRLPQRRIPWAECRETVLGAFGRFSPAMAETARRFFDEGWIHAPVRPGKAGGAFAHPTVPEVHPYVLVNYTGTARDVETVAHELGHGVHQVLAAEGGYFNSQTPLPLAETASVFGEMLVFQDLLGRFTDPAERLGLLGAKIESVFATVFRQVAMNRFEDRIHTHRRGRGELAPEDFAAHWLETQQAMFGDSVTLTDGYGAWWSYVGHFLHAPGYVYAYAFGELLVLSLYALYRKGLPRFEERYLALLAAGGSDTPYALLRPFGIDLRNPDFWREGLSCIEGLVADLEALAGEAAPGPGARAGS; from the coding sequence ATGAACGAGATGAACGAGAAGAGCCCCCCGCCCACCGGTGCCGAGGAGGTGGTCTGGGACCTCTCCCACCTCTACGCCGGCCCCGATGACCCCCGCCTCGCCGCGGACCGCGAGGCCTGCCTCGCCGAGGCCCGGGAGCTGGCGGCCCGCCACGCCGGGCGCGTCAAGGACCTCGACGCCGGGCAACTCCGCGACCTGGTCCGGCGCCTCGAGCGCCTGGCGGAACGGGTGGGCCGCATCACGGCCTACGCCGGGCTCGACTTCGCCACCCGGGTCAACGACCCGGCGGCGGGCGCCTTCCAGCAGGCGGCCCGCGAGTTCGCCAGCGCCGTGGAGAAGGAGGTCCTCTTCTTCGACCTGGAGTGGGCCAAGGCCCCGGCGAAAACGGCGGAGCGCCTCCTCGCCGACCCGCGGCTCGCCCGCTACCGGCACTACCTGGCCGCGGCCCGGCGGTTCCGCCCGCACCTCCTGTCGAAGACCCGGGAGGCCCTCCTCCTGGACCTCGCCCCGGTGGGCCGGCCGAGCTGGACCACCCTCTTCGAGAAGGTGCTCGCCGCCCAGCGGTTCGGGGACCCGCCGCGGACCCTGGAGGAGGTCCTCACCGACCTCTACCACCCGGACCGGGACACCCGCGCCGCCGCCGCCCGCGCCGTGACGGCGGGCCTCCGGTCCCAGGCCCACGTCCTCGCCCACGTCTTCAACACGGTGCTCGCGGACAAGATGATCCAGGACCGCCTCCGCCGCTATCCCTCCTGGATCAGCTCCATGAACCTCGCCAACGAGCTGGACGATCCCACGGTGGAGGCGCTGGTGACCGCCGTCACCGGCCGCTACGACATCGTCCGGCGCTACTACCGCCTGAAGCGGCGGCTCCTGGGCCTCGACGAACTCTTCGACTACGACCGGTACGCCCCGCTGCCCCGCCTCCCGCAGCGGCGGATCCCCTGGGCGGAATGCCGCGAGACCGTCCTCGGGGCCTTCGGCCGCTTCTCCCCGGCCATGGCCGAGACGGCCCGGCGCTTCTTCGACGAGGGCTGGATCCACGCGCCGGTCCGGCCGGGGAAGGCCGGAGGCGCCTTCGCCCACCCCACCGTCCCCGAGGTGCACCCCTACGTGCTGGTCAACTATACCGGTACGGCCCGCGACGTCGAGACCGTGGCCCACGAGCTCGGCCACGGCGTCCACCAGGTGCTCGCCGCCGAGGGCGGCTACTTCAACAGCCAGACCCCGCTCCCCCTGGCGGAGACGGCCTCGGTCTTCGGGGAGATGCTGGTCTTCCAGGATCTCCTCGGCCGGTTCACCGACCCGGCGGAACGCCTCGGCCTCTTGGGCGCCAAGATCGAGTCCGTCTTCGCCACGGTCTTCCGCCAGGTGGCCATGAACCGGTTCGAGGACCGGATCCACACCCACCGCCGGGGGCGGGGCGAGCTGGCGCCGGAGGACTTCGCCGCGCACTGGCTCGAGACCCAGCAGGCCATGTTCGGCGACAGCGTCACCCTCACCGACGGCTACGGGGCCTGGTGGTCCTACGTGGGGCACTTCCTCCACGCGCCGGGCTACGTCTACGCCTACGCCTTCGGGGAGCTCCTGGTGCTCTCCCTCTACGCCCTGTACCGGAAGGGGCTGCCCCGCTTCGAGGAACGCTACCTGGCGCTCCTGGCCGCCGGCGGGAGCGACACCCCCTACGCCCTGCTCCGCCCCTTCGGCATCGACCTCCGGAACCCGGACTTCTGGCGGGAAGGGCTCTCCTGCATCGAGGGGCTGGTGGCCGACCTCGAGGCCCTGGCCGGCGAGGCGGCACCCGGGCCGGGGGCACGGGCGGGGTCATAG
- a CDS encoding FAD-dependent oxidoreductase, producing METTREATYDAVVVGGGIAGLQAALDLADQDFRVAVVERDASIGGKMIRLSKVFPTLDCASCITTPKMAAAAHHPNITLYTYCRLDALRREGTGLTAEITRLPRYVDPEKCIGCRKCEYACPVFVPDEEQGGFSLRKAIYIPFSNAIPQVALMDVEHCMLCGTCAKVCPTGAVDYFQQPERLVLRAGAAVLATGFRLTPADQKAEYGGGRLHNVVTSLQMERLLAPHGPYQRVLRPSDGKEPGAVAYVQCAGSRDHSLGVPYCSRVCCMYAIKQAMLLSGALPLADITLYYMDIRAFGKGYEQFYQNAKAMGIEFVKAKVARLEQADGQDVRVHYEDMEGEGGSVVREHDLVVLSLGMVPDWNPAGVCPVPTDSDAFLKAAAPKLAPARTEMEGVFMAGAAAGPKDIVDSIAEAGAAALEAAAHLRRLGKRAA from the coding sequence ATGGAGACGACGCGGGAGGCGACCTACGACGCGGTGGTGGTGGGAGGCGGAATCGCCGGCCTCCAGGCGGCCCTCGACCTCGCCGACCAGGACTTCCGGGTGGCGGTGGTGGAGCGGGACGCCTCCATCGGCGGCAAGATGATCCGGCTCTCCAAGGTCTTCCCCACCCTGGACTGCGCCAGCTGCATCACCACCCCCAAGATGGCGGCGGCCGCGCATCACCCCAACATCACCCTCTACACCTACTGCCGCCTGGACGCCCTCCGGCGCGAGGGGACGGGCCTCACCGCGGAGATCACCCGGCTGCCCCGCTACGTGGACCCCGAAAAGTGCATCGGGTGCCGCAAGTGCGAGTACGCCTGCCCCGTCTTCGTCCCGGACGAGGAGCAGGGGGGCTTCTCGCTCCGGAAGGCCATCTATATCCCCTTCTCCAACGCCATCCCCCAGGTGGCCCTCATGGACGTGGAGCACTGCATGCTCTGCGGCACGTGCGCCAAGGTCTGCCCCACGGGCGCGGTGGACTACTTCCAGCAGCCGGAACGCCTGGTGCTCCGGGCCGGGGCCGCGGTGCTGGCCACCGGGTTCCGGCTCACCCCCGCGGACCAGAAGGCGGAGTACGGGGGCGGCCGCCTCCACAACGTCGTCACCTCGCTCCAGATGGAGCGGCTGCTCGCCCCGCACGGCCCCTACCAGCGGGTACTCCGGCCCTCGGACGGGAAGGAACCGGGCGCCGTGGCCTACGTCCAGTGCGCCGGCTCCAGGGACCACAGCCTGGGCGTCCCCTACTGCTCCAGGGTCTGCTGCATGTACGCCATCAAGCAGGCCATGCTCCTTTCGGGCGCCCTGCCCCTGGCCGACATCACCCTCTACTACATGGACATCCGGGCCTTCGGGAAGGGCTACGAGCAGTTCTACCAGAACGCCAAGGCCATGGGGATCGAGTTCGTGAAGGCCAAGGTGGCCCGGCTCGAGCAGGCGGACGGCCAGGACGTCCGGGTCCACTACGAGGACATGGAGGGCGAGGGCGGCTCGGTCGTCCGGGAGCACGACCTGGTGGTCCTCTCCCTCGGGATGGTGCCGGACTGGAACCCCGCCGGCGTCTGCCCGGTCCCCACCGACTCGGACGCCTTCCTCAAGGCCGCCGCCCCCAAGCTCGCCCCCGCCCGCACCGAGATGGAGGGCGTCTTCATGGCCGGGGCGGCGGCGGGCCCGAAGGACATCGTGGACAGCATCGCCGAGGCCGGGGCGGCGGCCCTCGAGGCGGCCGCCCACCTCCGGCGCCTCGGCAAGAGGGCCGCCTGA
- a CDS encoding sulfurtransferase TusA family protein, with protein MSTADLAGIQAAANVDARGSACPGPLLEAKKGIGKVKVGEVLEILSSDEGTRTDIPAWAGKVGHEYLGYVEADGYDKHYVRRKK; from the coding sequence ATGAGCACCGCAGATCTCGCCGGCATCCAGGCCGCCGCCAACGTGGACGCCAGGGGCAGCGCCTGCCCCGGCCCCCTGCTCGAGGCCAAGAAGGGCATCGGGAAGGTGAAGGTCGGGGAGGTCCTGGAGATCCTCTCCAGCGACGAGGGGACCCGGACCGACATCCCCGCGTGGGCCGGCAAGGTGGGCCACGAGTACCTCGGCTACGTCGAGGCCGACGGCTACGACAAGCACTACGTCCGCCGGAAGAAGTAG
- a CDS encoding hydrogenase iron-sulfur subunit has translation MSGAPGGGKILILATDSCAYPGANSVGQAHSPYPANTYILRVRSPALFPERFYLDCFRKGIGGILIMSCGEECPYEGAYKALARRVDAAYQLMKAHGLDIRRLRLTAICTVCNRAFLKEVNDMNALLEEIGPPEFRDAA, from the coding sequence ATGTCGGGCGCACCCGGCGGGGGCAAGATCCTGATCCTGGCCACGGACAGTTGCGCCTACCCCGGCGCGAACTCCGTGGGCCAGGCCCATTCCCCCTACCCGGCCAACACCTACATCCTCCGGGTCCGGTCCCCGGCCCTCTTCCCGGAGCGGTTCTACCTGGACTGCTTTCGAAAGGGCATCGGCGGCATCCTCATCATGTCGTGCGGCGAGGAATGCCCCTACGAAGGGGCCTACAAGGCCCTGGCCCGGCGCGTGGACGCGGCCTACCAGCTCATGAAGGCCCACGGGCTCGACATCCGGCGGCTGCGGCTGACGGCCATCTGCACCGTCTGCAACCGGGCCTTCCTGAAGGAGGTCAACGACATGAACGCCCTGCTCGAGGAGATCGGTCCCCCGGAATTCCGGGACGCGGCCTGA
- a CDS encoding sulfurtransferase TusA family protein, with the protein MTARTRKLDLRGLVGPLLLLKVSRAFRDLPVGGVLDVKWETMEPAEVLQRVLPGGAYRLLGTGPRRLRVEKTRDNDQEQEGGIA; encoded by the coding sequence GTGACGGCACGAACCCGCAAACTGGACCTCCGGGGCCTCGTGGGCCCGCTCCTTCTCCTCAAGGTGAGCCGCGCCTTCCGGGATTTGCCGGTGGGCGGCGTCCTCGACGTGAAGTGGGAGACGATGGAACCGGCGGAGGTGCTCCAGCGGGTGCTGCCGGGCGGGGCGTACCGGCTGCTCGGTACCGGCCCCCGCCGGCTGCGCGTCGAAAAGACCCGCGACAACGACCAGGAACAGGAAGGAGGCATCGCATGA
- a CDS encoding sigma-54 interaction domain-containing protein has product MPADARATAVELERYWKTVVDTIQEGVMIVDTRGTIVSVNKAFEALTGYGAGEIVGRPCTTLNCNSCEVVRERDPCGCHWCLLFRRGELSRQRCVLMRRDGTYLHVLKNASILRDARGEVLGAVETMTDITELIEKESRIEAFRRQLRSQEAFHGIVGASAPMQRVFDMMTNAARSEAPVLILGESGTGKELVARGIHELGPRRRRPYVKVNCAALNEALLESELFGHVKGAFTGAWQTRKGRFEAAAGGDIFLDEIGDLPPSTQVKLLRVLEEKVIERVGDNRPIHVDVRIISATHRDLAAMVRRGEFREDLYYRINVIPVHVPPLRERPGDIPLLAETFFRRIQLKSDGRLEGIGGAAMELLMRYPWPGNVRELKSAFEYAAVTARGPFLQPEDFPPDIVRWGRGRGAAAAGPADRRALERRELVEALRRAGGSRTRAARLLGVSRVTVWNRMKRYGVSDADL; this is encoded by the coding sequence ATGCCCGCCGACGCCCGCGCCACGGCCGTTGAACTCGAGCGCTACTGGAAGACGGTGGTGGACACCATCCAGGAGGGGGTGATGATCGTGGACACCCGCGGCACCATCGTCTCGGTGAACAAGGCCTTCGAGGCCCTCACCGGCTACGGGGCCGGGGAGATCGTCGGCCGTCCCTGCACCACGCTCAACTGCAACTCCTGCGAGGTGGTGCGGGAGCGGGACCCGTGCGGCTGCCACTGGTGCCTCCTCTTCCGGCGGGGGGAACTCTCGCGCCAGCGCTGCGTCCTCATGCGCCGCGACGGCACCTATCTCCACGTGCTCAAGAACGCCTCCATCCTCCGGGATGCCCGGGGCGAGGTCCTCGGCGCCGTGGAGACCATGACGGACATCACGGAGCTCATCGAGAAGGAGAGCCGGATCGAGGCCTTCCGGCGGCAGCTGCGGTCCCAGGAGGCCTTCCACGGCATCGTCGGCGCCTCGGCCCCCATGCAACGGGTCTTCGACATGATGACCAACGCCGCCCGGTCCGAGGCGCCGGTGCTCATCCTGGGCGAGAGCGGCACCGGAAAGGAGCTGGTGGCCCGCGGGATCCACGAGCTCGGCCCCCGGCGCCGGCGGCCCTACGTCAAGGTCAACTGCGCGGCCCTCAACGAGGCCCTCCTCGAGAGCGAGCTCTTCGGCCACGTCAAGGGGGCCTTCACCGGGGCCTGGCAGACCCGGAAGGGGCGGTTCGAGGCGGCGGCCGGGGGCGACATCTTCCTCGACGAGATCGGGGACCTGCCGCCCTCCACCCAGGTGAAGCTGCTGCGGGTCCTGGAAGAGAAGGTGATCGAGCGCGTGGGCGACAACCGTCCCATCCACGTGGACGTGCGGATCATCTCCGCCACCCACCGGGATCTCGCCGCCATGGTCCGGCGGGGGGAGTTCCGCGAAGACCTCTACTACCGTATCAACGTCATCCCCGTCCACGTGCCGCCCCTCCGGGAACGGCCGGGCGACATCCCGCTCCTGGCCGAGACCTTCTTCCGCCGGATCCAGCTCAAGAGCGACGGGCGGCTGGAGGGGATCGGCGGCGCGGCCATGGAGCTCCTCATGCGCTATCCCTGGCCCGGCAACGTCCGGGAACTCAAGAGCGCCTTCGAGTACGCCGCCGTCACCGCCCGGGGGCCCTTCCTCCAGCCGGAGGACTTCCCGCCCGACATCGTCCGCTGGGGGCGGGGCCGGGGCGCGGCCGCCGCCGGCCCCGCCGACCGCAGGGCACTGGAACGCCGGGAGCTCGTGGAGGCCCTTCGCCGGGCGGGCGGGAGCCGCACGCGGGCGGCCCGGCTGCTCGGGGTCTCCCGGGTCACCGTCTGGAACCGCATGAAGCGCTACGGGGTCAGCGACGCGGATCTCTAG
- a CDS encoding cytochrome c3 family protein, whose translation MKWIHGAGCLLAALALAASAAGRVQGPCADCHTMHESQDGGPVAAGGPHPALTRNDCVGCHSNAGSATIVQLGGGERVPIVNNAAEPAYPPDGSPSSVLAGGNFHWVAAGDDTKGHNVRGISAADQFLSEAPGRLLGYCGDTSCHVSLTLPDPSPEEPNGCQGCHQTTRHHGTDPPGEPVPAEGGWYRFLSNPVGHAGFGGRGVLGIEDPDWEQAPTPAAHNIYYGGDGSDTEYPQSISKFCAGCHYHFHSPGFPTEWWGTDNGGGDSPWLRHPTNYAIPLDGEFAPLFDNATAYNPLVPVAKPNLAAFDAARIEPGDQVACVSCHRAHGSPYPDMLRWDYQGCAADVPNPDCGCFFCHTQKDG comes from the coding sequence ATGAAGTGGATCCACGGGGCCGGGTGCCTCCTGGCGGCCCTGGCGCTCGCCGCCTCCGCCGCCGGCCGCGTCCAGGGCCCCTGCGCCGACTGCCACACCATGCACGAGAGCCAGGACGGTGGCCCCGTGGCCGCCGGGGGGCCGCACCCGGCCCTCACCCGGAACGACTGCGTGGGCTGCCACTCCAACGCCGGCTCGGCCACCATCGTCCAGCTCGGCGGCGGAGAGCGGGTCCCCATCGTGAACAACGCCGCGGAGCCCGCCTACCCCCCCGACGGCTCCCCCTCGTCCGTCCTCGCCGGGGGGAACTTCCACTGGGTGGCCGCCGGCGACGACACCAAGGGCCACAACGTGCGGGGGATCTCGGCGGCGGACCAGTTCCTCTCCGAGGCCCCCGGGCGGCTCCTGGGCTACTGCGGCGACACCAGCTGCCACGTGAGCCTCACCCTGCCCGACCCCTCCCCGGAGGAGCCCAACGGCTGCCAGGGCTGCCACCAGACCACCCGGCACCACGGCACCGACCCGCCCGGCGAGCCGGTCCCCGCCGAGGGCGGCTGGTACCGGTTCCTGAGCAACCCGGTGGGGCACGCGGGCTTCGGCGGGCGGGGCGTCCTCGGCATCGAGGATCCCGACTGGGAGCAGGCCCCCACCCCGGCGGCGCACAACATCTACTACGGCGGCGACGGGAGCGACACCGAGTACCCGCAGTCCATCAGCAAGTTCTGCGCGGGCTGCCACTACCACTTCCACTCCCCGGGGTTCCCCACGGAGTGGTGGGGCACCGACAACGGCGGCGGCGACAGCCCCTGGCTGCGCCACCCCACCAACTACGCCATCCCCCTGGACGGGGAGTTCGCCCCCCTCTTCGACAACGCCACGGCCTACAACCCCCTGGTGCCGGTGGCGAAACCCAACCTGGCCGCCTTCGACGCGGCCCGCATCGAGCCCGGCGACCAGGTGGCCTGCGTCTCGTGCCACCGGGCCCACGGCTCCCCCTACCCGGACATGCTCCGGTGGGACTACCAGGGCTGCGCGGCGGACGTCCCCAACCCCGACTGCGGCTGCTTCTTCTGCCACACCCAGAAGGACGGCTGA
- a CDS encoding methionine adenosyltransferase, which yields MRNLQISLLPSPPVGTLPVEIVERKGLGHPDTICDALAERLSTALCRLYREEFGVVLHHNVDKGLLFAGRSRPAFGGGEVDEPMEITLAGRAVTEYKGKKLPVEELAVEEARAWFREHFHALDPDRHLRVQCRIRPGSRELVELFLREARTGVALANDTSCGVGYAPLDDLETVVLQVERYLNSPDFKAKHPAAGEDVKVMGVRRGDRISLTVACAFVDRFVENAGDYLQQKEELQALVQVYAESLTAHAVSVEVNTADHPGEGDLYLTVTGTSGEAGDDGQVGRGNRANGLITPNRPMVMEAAAGKNPLTHVGKIYNVAAGRVARRLVKEIPEVREAYCFMVSRIGRPVDEPQVMEVKLRLPEIGLLAEVMPRAREVVEGELAGAWSLWEAQAAGRIAVY from the coding sequence CTTACCCGTGGAGATCGTGGAACGGAAGGGGCTCGGCCACCCCGACACCATCTGCGACGCCCTGGCGGAACGCCTGAGCACCGCCCTCTGCCGCCTGTACCGGGAAGAGTTCGGCGTGGTGCTGCACCACAACGTGGACAAGGGCCTCCTCTTCGCCGGCCGCTCGCGGCCCGCCTTCGGCGGCGGCGAGGTGGACGAACCCATGGAGATCACGCTGGCCGGACGGGCCGTCACCGAGTACAAGGGGAAGAAGCTCCCGGTGGAAGAGCTGGCCGTGGAAGAGGCCCGGGCCTGGTTCCGCGAGCACTTCCACGCCCTGGACCCCGACCGCCACCTCCGGGTGCAGTGCCGGATCCGCCCTGGCTCCCGGGAACTGGTGGAACTCTTCCTGCGCGAGGCCCGGACGGGCGTCGCCCTGGCCAACGACACCTCGTGCGGGGTGGGTTACGCGCCCCTGGACGACCTCGAGACCGTGGTCCTCCAGGTGGAACGCTACCTGAACAGCCCGGACTTCAAGGCGAAACACCCGGCCGCCGGCGAAGACGTCAAGGTGATGGGCGTCCGCCGGGGCGACCGGATCTCCCTCACCGTGGCCTGCGCCTTCGTGGACCGGTTCGTGGAGAACGCCGGCGACTACCTCCAGCAGAAGGAGGAGCTCCAGGCCCTGGTCCAGGTCTACGCGGAGTCGCTCACCGCCCACGCCGTGTCCGTGGAGGTCAACACGGCGGACCACCCCGGCGAAGGCGACCTCTACCTCACGGTGACGGGCACCTCCGGCGAGGCCGGCGACGACGGCCAGGTGGGCCGCGGCAACCGGGCCAACGGCCTCATCACCCCGAACCGGCCCATGGTCATGGAGGCCGCCGCCGGCAAGAACCCCCTCACCCACGTGGGCAAGATCTACAACGTGGCGGCCGGCCGCGTGGCCCGGCGCCTGGTGAAGGAGATCCCGGAGGTCCGAGAGGCCTACTGCTTCATGGTGAGCCGCATCGGCCGCCCGGTGGACGAACCCCAGGTCATGGAGGTGAAGCTCCGGCTGCCGGAGATCGGCCTCCTCGCCGAGGTCATGCCCCGGGCCCGGGAGGTGGTGGAGGGCGAGCTGGCGGGCGCCTGGTCGCTCTGGGAGGCACAGGCGGCGGGGCGGATCGCGGTCTACTGA